CAAGAGGCCTGGGTGCTCCCAGGAGGGGTTCTGGCCTCGGACTCTGTTTGTGGGGCCCACACGGGACCAGAggctcccccacctcctttctgagAGCCTCTCACAGCTGGGGACCCCAGTGGGACAGGACAGCTGCCTGCCACCCACCCACACTGCCACGGGCCGCCTCCCCGGCCCCAGGGTGACTCGCCTCCACCTGTTTCTGCCCCCCCAAACCAAACTGGGGTCCAAGTACTGGCCCAGCTGGGAGGGTCAGCTTGGCGCGCCCGTCCAGCCTCTGTGGAACCCTCTGGGCACGCGTTCCCGACGAAGGCGGAGCGAGGCGGTGAAGTGGAACCCGGTCCTGTGTCCACGGTGAGCAGCTAGTAGGACGGCACCTCGCCCGGCCCAGGAGGCCCCGGGCACTCTGAGCCCTTTCTCTGCCCACGCCCGGGCTCTTCTGGCACGGGGGGCGCCGTGTCCCCACCACTGCACACTGGCTCCCGAAGGAAGGCCCCAGGCCCTGCGGAGTGGCCAGGAGACCGCCAGCTTGGTCTCCGATGACAGGTCCTGGCCAGCTCTGAAACCCCGGCGTCCTCCCTTCAGCCACTGTTACTGGCTTGTGAGCTCATCTAAGCCCTTGGGCCGATTTCCTTCCCAGCTGGTGGCCTCACCTGGGGCCAGACCACCTGAGGCCCAGTGGCTGATGAGCCAAAGGCCTCTCCCTGAAAGGCACCTCCTGGGATTTTGCTCCGTGTCGGCACTGGTCAGAATGCAGTGTGCACAGGAATGGATGTTTCTAGAATCACCCCTGTCCTTGTTCTGGAGGTCCTGAGGAGGCTGAGTGGTGTCACTCCGCATTCATAACAGATCAGTGCTAGGCCGCCGGGCCTCCTCACCGTCCCGTTCTTGTGCTGTCAGCTGCCGTAACCCGTGTCCCTGGCACTCCAGCGGGGGCCGCGCAGGGGGCCCTGGGGAGCCCAGTGGCCTCCTCCCGAGCACTTTCGAGCTGGCGGGCTCCCAGGGAGCTCCTGTGGAGGGAAGCCGGAAGAGGTGGGCCAGCCAGGCCGGGATTCTCACCTGCTCGGTGCTctgcgccccctgccccccacccgcgGCCCAAGCCCTCTTCTCCACAGAGCCCAGGCTGCACTGCGGCCTGGTCACCCTCCCTGCGTGGGGAGGGCGGAAAGCCCGGGCTGGGGGCTGCGCCGGCTTTGAGGACACCAGTGCTGACAAGGACCAGGCCCCAAGGGTGCGGAAGGCCCGTCCTGCGCACGGGGACATCCTGAAAAGTGTCCTGTCTGCTCGGGGCGGGGGAGGCGCCCACGGCGGGAGGCAAACGGGCCTCACGGCTGGCTGTGTTCCAGGAGCCCCCGGCCGAGGGGACACAGGGCATCGAgcccagggatgcctggatgcTCTTGATCAGGCAGAGTGACAAAGGCGTCAATGGCaagaggggaggcagaggcaaGGCCAAGAAGCTGAAGGTGAGCACGGGAGCTCCAGcggcgtgtgtgcacgtgtgtgtgtcctgggggagtgtgtgtgtgtgtgtgtgtcttggggGGGGCACGTGGGGAAGCAGGGGGCCTCCACCTGCAAGGCCTTCCCTGCACCCCCAGCCCACCACCGTCACCCCCTTGCCCCCCTCCGCAGCCCCACGGGCACACCCGAGCAGTGCCAGCGAGGACAGACCCTCGCCCTTGGCCTGGGGTCGGAGAGCACAGAAAGTGCCAAGCTGGGGCCCCAGGTGACCCGGAATTTGAGGCCTGTTGCTATCATTTTTCCTGCACCCCTGGGAAGCCAGGCAGCGCCCTCAGCGACCCCCTTTCTCTTCCGTCTGTACCCTAGGGAGGGAGGCCCGGGCTGGCCTGGGACGGCCGTCCGGGAGGGTTGCAGTCAGGCTGGACTGACACACCCTGTGGTTCCCAAcaggtggggagcctgggggccCTGGAGACTGCGGGGTTCCCTGTCTCATTCCTTTTAGCCCGAGACCTGGCACCTGCTCTTGATGTCTAGCTCACTAGACATGTCTCCTCACTGCTGAGGTTCCTTTTCAGCTTGGCTTCCCAGGGCCCCCGGGGCCCCCCGGTCCCCAGGGCCCCCCTGGCCCCATCATCCCACCTGAAGTGCTGCTGAAGGAGCTCCAGCTGCTGCTGAAAGGTAGGGGGGCGCCCCTGTGGACACGCACCCTTGGCGTGAGTGGGGCCGGAGGAGGGtgtcctggaggaggtggccggGCATGCCCGTGTGGGCCAGCCCTCGAGGAGGCCCCTGCTCTGTGACGGGGGGGGCTTGGGTGAGGCTGAGGGTCGGGTTGGGGGTCTGGGAGGAGCGTGGTAAGGGGGAGGCTTCGCAGGGGAAGGAGGACTTGGCCACTCGGGGACCAGCACCCTACCCCATCTGGGATTGGGGCCAGGGGACCCGTACCCCCAGAGTGGGGACCATCAGTGAGGGATCAGAGCTTCGTAACTTTGCAAAGTGCTCCTCTGATCACAAAGCAACCATGGGGATTTGAGACTCACCCCGGGCCCTGGACTGAGACCCCAGCTTCTTCCCCTTGATCACCTGTGTCCCTGCCTTTTTCCCTGGCAGGTCTCAGCTGCTGGTCAAGAGCCCCACGGGAGGCAGGGAGGATGGTGTCCTGGGCAGtccggggcgggcgggggggggggggggcaggcggggCGGCGGAGCTGTTATGTCCGGGGGATGGCCCTGCATTTGGGCAGCTGCTGAGTCCTATCTCCCAGTATCTTCCAGAGTTCACTTTATTATGACAACTATTAGGAGAGCCTTTCCTCCCCTTCAGTTCGCTATAAGCGGAGAAGACAggagtgggcagggggaggcgTGGGCAGGATGGAGAGGTGAGGCAGCAGAACCTGGGCGCTGGGTTCAGTGAGTCCGCCCCGAGCTTCCCGGTAGCCAAAGTTCGAAGGGAAAACAAGAACAGCCGCGGGCTCGGGAAGCCACGTTTTCCAGGCCCGgcaggcggcgggggggggggtctcccgtGGATCCCGGAGCGCGGGCGCCGGCGCGTGGGGCGCGTGCAGTCGGTAGTGGATCCGGGGCAAGGGTCGGGGACGCGGGCAGGTGGGCGAGCGGCGCGGCCACCGCTCGCTCTGTGCCAGGCGCGGTGCGGCAGCGGGAGCGCGCGGAGCCCGAGCCCTGCACGCGCGGCCCCGCGGCGGGCGCGGCCGCCCCGCGGGAGGacgaggaggcggcggcgggggaCGCGGGCGTGCTGGCCCTGCTGGCCGCGCCCCTGGCCCCGGGCCCGCGGGCGCCGCGCGTCGAGGCCGCCTTCCACGGCCGCCTGCGCCGGGACGCGTCGGTGGAGCGGCGCGCGCTGCACGAGCTGGGCGGCTACTACCTGGTGAGCCcgggccggcgggggcgggggcggggacgcGGGCGGGCGGGCCCGGGCTGACCTCCGTGCGCCCCGCAGCCCGACGCCGAGGGCGCCTTCCGCCGCGGCCCCGGCCTGAACCTGACCAGCGGCCAGTACACGGCGCCCGTCGCCGGCTTCTACGCGCTCGCCGCCACGCTGCACGCGGGTGAGGCTCCCggcgggcggggcgcggggggTCGTCCCCGTGCGCTCGGAACCCCGCCGCCCgtgaccgccccctccccccacccctgcagcgcTCGCCGAGCAGCCCAGGCGGGGGCCGCCGCGCCCCCGGGACCGCCTGCGCCTGCTCATCTGCATCCAGTCCCGGTGCCAGCGCAACGCgtgagttggggggggtgggaactCCGGCACtagacccgcccccccccccccagtctcctcACCCCACCCTAGCGCTGCCCAGCTTGGAAAGACCCTGTCCGCCAGCGCCGCCGCACCAGCTGCCGGCGACCCTACGCCTCCTTCCCGATCTCGAAGTCAGCTCCCGGCCCCATCAGGCCATCCTTTTCCagcagcggggggtgggggggcggcgcACGGTGCTTACCCCGACACTTTCCCCAGCCTCCCCGCTCCCCTCGCCTGCGCTGTCACCCGGAGGCCACAGTGCCCGTGCAACCCATCACCGTCCCCGTCTCTTCTGCCTGTGAACTTCCTTCTCACCGTCCGCTCCCTGACACGATCCCTCTTTTCCGTGGCACCTGCACCCCGGAGGGCAAGGGGCAGCACCCTCTGTATCCCCAGCGCCCCCAGTGGATCCCAGGCACAGAGCGGGCGCGCGCGCTCCACAGCAGTTGGGAGACAGAGTTCAGAACTTCCCAGTCCACGGTTGGAAACCTTCCATAGATTGGCCTGAACCCACTTTTTTGGCATCACTGCTGCCACCACACCCCCACTTCCAGCTGCACCGGCCTGTGTCCTCTTTGCAGCAGGGCCGGGACCTTTCAGCCCTGGCCTGGGCCCAGGCTTGCCTTTCTGGGCACTCGCAGAACCCCCTTGGCCCCGTGGAGACTGTCCCCACTCCTCTGGAGGATCCAGTTCGGATGCCACCCTCCACCAGAAGACCTGGCCAGGACAGCTGTTACCACTGCACTGAGCTGGGCGGCTGTCGTTTGCCGGGGTGGTTGTGAGCACAGGAGGTTGGTGGGGCCCGGGGTGCGGGCTGACGGTCTTCCCATTTTGGCTGCAGCTCCCTGGAGGCTGTCATGGGCCTGGAGAGTAGCAGCGAGCTCTTCACCATCTCCGTAAACGGTGTTCTGTACCTGCAGGTGCGTGGGACAGGCTCGGGCACGGGGGGCAGGCACCACCTGGGCAAGGCTAGGTGGGTGCTCAGGATCCCTGGGAACAGTGCCCTCCGACTCCTGGCCTGGGAGAGATTGGGGCCACACCGGGGAGCCCACACGGGTTCGGGCAGAGCAAAGCCTCCCCCCCGGCCCCGGGCACGGCCGCCGTCCTCAGCTGCCGCCCTGCTCCTCAGTCCGCTGTGTTCAGACCTCCCCGGCATCCCACAGAGGACTGGGGCTCCCTGTAGGGACAGGTGGCAGGAGGGAATGGAGGTCAGCTCTGTGCCCTCAGGCTGACACTGTAACAACCCTGGGCCTGTTGCAACCGTGGGAAGCAGATGTAACTTTACACAGGATCCTACGTGACAGTCTCTTCTGGCACTGTGGGGCCCTTGGCAAGTGACAAATTGATACGTGGGATTTAGTAAAAGAGAAAGAGTTGAAGTGCAGACGTGTGGAGTGACAGCTGACCCTTAAATAGCAGCATGccaggcctccccccccccccagctctttACGTAAAGTACCTGCTTTGAGGTCAGTACTGCTGTTTTTCCTCCGTTCACCAGAATGGAAAGTCTTTATTTAAGTGTAGGTGATGTACAGCGTTCCCACTGTTCACAAACACGGGAAtgaaggcacagaaaggttacGTCGTTTGCTTAAGCTCCCACACAGTTGGGAGGCCAGAGCTGTGGTCGCTGTAAGGCATCGAAGGGTCAGGTCCCAGGCACTGCTGGGTGGCACGGGGTCCACCTGGGGTCCTCGGATGCAGACGGTTGGGGGAGTCCCCAGATTCTGCATTTGGGGGGCTGGCGGTCCCCAGGCTGGCTCTGACCCTCCCTGCAGATGGGGCAGTACGCCTCCGTCTTCCTGGACAACGCCAGCGGCTCCTCCCTCACCGTGCGCAGCGGCTCCCACTTCAGCGCGGTCCTCCTCGGCGTCTGAGCGGCCACACCGGGCCCTTCCTTGTGCCCGGCAAACAGAAGCGGGTCCGAACAATATCCGGGCCGGGCGGCGCCGGAGTGGCGGGGGGCCAGGCGCCGGAGGAAGCCCTTGGAACTGCCCGTGTGGGTCCTGCCGCTCAGCCCAGAGATGGCCCAACTCCAGCGGCCCAGGGAGGTGACGTGCACACTGGCACCAGGAGTGATTTCAGGAGGTCGTCTTTCAAGAGGAGGAGAGCCCCATCGGGCTGTTACTCGGCAAACGTTTCTATGGGGCTCAGCGCCCAGAAGCACTTGCTTTGTCTTGGGGGAGTTGGGTCCCAAATTCATTGTGACACTGTATCAGTGATGGACTGGGGCGGAGGTCCTGTGAGGGGACACAGGTGTTTCTTCCCAGGTGCCGCTGAGGAAGTTATACGGCAGCCCGGGCCAAGGTGGCTGCAGGGACCTGGTGCcacagggggcgggggggtggggtggggcaggctaGTCTGACAAGGGTGTGTTCAGGCCCAGAGGGAAGAGGGCGGTGGCTGCAGTCACCTTACCATCTGGCAGGCTTCAGGACGGTGACCAGGTCTGCCCGATCTCCCAGAGCACACAGCTCGTGTCCCCTCTTGGAATCCCAACACCTCCCTCCTgcaggggggatgggggggggggcccgggcACAGTACATGCGAACCGGGCATTCGGTGCCCTTGGCAGGCCTGGTGCGATTCTCAGTAGGACTGGTACCCACCCTACCAGGAAGGGCCGGCTGCCGTGGGTCCTGCCTCCCCTGGCTGTTTGATAAGGGCTGCTGCGGCCACACCCTTCTCTGGATTTCCCTTTGCATCCAGTGGGCATATTTTAGAGAAGCTTTTACCCTTGAAAAAACCACGgacctcttcctttttctcaaccTAAGTGTATTACACACCAGTTTGTTGAAGTATTTATTGTATGATCTTGCCGGGTggaatgtatttatataaataactgACTTCGTGATGTGGTTCCAGTGCTAAGAACTCTTATTGCAGGACTTACGCACAGTGACAAACACAAAGCGCAGACCTGAAAATAAAGAACCTTAAACATTTAGGCCAGGTCCACTCAGGACGGCTCTGGGACGGTGGCTTTCTGGGCACTGGGGACTCGGGAGTCGCAGACTGGCTCCTGGTTGAAGATGCCGAGTGGATAAAAAGCGTTCTGTTCCACGCCTCTGGAAAGTCAGGGGTCCTTCTCTCTTCAGTGACACCCCACCGTATGGAGTCCCAGTCCCCGGCAAGGAGGCTGGCTCCACACTCTCCGGGGAAGGGTGTGCTCAGAACGTGGCGGGGGGacttgcaggccagaaggggcGATAAGGCGCCTGCGCGTGCTGGGCGGGGCCAGCGCAAGTTACCAAACTGCTGCTTCTAAGGCAACGTGGTGGAAACTTACATCATCCTGAGGCAAACACTTAAGGGAGGCCCAAGAGCTGCTTTACTAAAACTCGGTTGCGGTGATCATGTGACCGGTTTTCCGGATCAATAAGGACTTGAGAAGTATTTTAGTTTCTTCCTGCAAGCAgactatgcatttatttatttattttttttttaacgtttatttaagacagagacagagcatgaatgggggagggtcagagagagggagacacagaatccgaaacaggctccaggctctgagccgtcagcacagagcccgacacggggctcgacctcacggaccgcgagatcgtgacctgagccgaagtcggacgcttaaccgactgagccacccaggcgcccccagactatGCATTTTTTAACATCTTCACCAGAAGGGTCCccctttctggggcgcctgggtggcgcagtcggttaagcgtccgacttcagccaggtcacgatctcgcggtccgtgagttcgagccccgcgacgggctctgggctgatggctcggagcctggagcctgtttccgattctgtgtctccctctctctctgcccctcccccgttcatgctctgtctctctctgtcccaaaaataaaaaacgttgaaaaaaaatttataaaaaaaaaaaaaaaaagaagggtccCCCTTTCAAGTGTCCTCACAACTGACctcagcccagcacagagccagctgcaCGCACATGCCTAACACTGGAAGCTGGATTTCAGAGGCGTTTCCGAACAGCAGCTTGGCTGCTTTGGCCGGGAAAGCGCCCGTTTTACACCCAGGGGATCCAGATGAGGGGACTCAGGAGACCCGGCAGTCCAGAGACCTGGGGCCTGACTGCACCCATTATCAAGGGAATCAGAAATTAGCCGAATTCCATGTCGTTCGGGGAGGGCCTGCCAGAGGCACCTCATGTATCGGGCTACCCCTACCCCCCCCTCAGCTAGGCCTagcaccccgccccccagagGCACCTCATGTGTCGGGCTACCCCTACCCCCCCACCAGCTAGGCCTagcaccccgccccccacacaaTGTTCTGCAACCTTATTTCGCACAGAGAACTGAAAAAAGCCAGAAGGCTCGGACAGCCTGTCTGGGCAGGTCACTTCCTCAGTTTCCCACTGTAAAATGCCACGTCCCCAACCAGGCGCATTACGAGGGCGAAAGAGCACAGGTGAGGTGCCCATGAACTACAAATGTCACAGCAGCCTGTGGGGTCACCACTACAGGCCAATCCAAGATGCCATGACGGTTTGGCCAAGGAAAGACCCAGAGCACATCCAAAAGCAAACACAACCTCTGAAGGGTCAAGAATCATTCAAATGTAATAACgcaaaagactagaaaaaaaaaaaagaaacctttatttACAACCATGGGAGTCCCACAGGAGTACACGAAACACACgtaatgtgcacacacacacacacacaatgaaccTCTGAAGTCAGCACATGCTGCGCCCCTGGCCTCGCCGCGCCCTCACTGCCCTATCCGCACCACCATCACCGTGACGTTGTCCGCCGAGCCCCGCTGCACCGCCTTGTTGGCCAGCCTGTTGCAGGCTGCTTCATAGCGCGCGTCCACTGTGGGCTTCCCTTCTCGGCTCTGGATCTTCTCATCCTACCGGACAGCAAAGGGGCACAGGTGAGAGGGGGATCCGGTCACCCTCCGAGATGTGGTCTCTGAAAGGAGGAACTGCTCCCCAGCCTCCGTCAGGACAGGCAGCAGGACCAAAGGACCGATGAGTCCCCTGGGTGGAGTTCACACAGGAAAAGTGCACTGGGGGGGCCGTGGGGAGGAAGCCACGTGCAGCTCGAGCAGCTGGTACTGGGTGAGCTCTTACCTCCAGGCAGGACAAGATGAAGTTGACAGCTTCTTCCGGGGTAAAGACCTTGAAGAGGCCGTCACAGGCCAGCAAAATGAACCTGCAACgggaagaagaaatataaacGGGTTTTAGCAGCAAACGTTATCAAATGGCTGGACAACGCAGGTAAAACAAATACTTATCCAACTACTCAAAGGCTAAGAATTTTTTACAACCAATTTAACTTCTATGAGAGGTGGAAACTAGCATTTAGAGCTGTGATACTGCCCATCAAAACTGGACTACCCTTCTGTCCGCCCACAAGATGATTATGGACTAACCCAAACGCTAGGTACTTCTTAGATGAACTCGAGGTAAATCGTGGAATAAAAACATCAGGTGTTACGGCAAACACACTGAATTTCCATCACCACGTGACCGTGTAGACACAGACACGAGGGCCTCAAGCCCTCACGACCCTCACGACCCTCACGAAGCGCTGCGAGAGTCCAACACGGCAGGCAGGACAACCAGGTACGTCTGTGGTCTGAGAACAGGATCAGGTCCCTTTCAGAGGCCCCCTCCTCTGGACTCCCGAAGGAAGTCCTTGTGAACAAGAGGGTGGAGAGGGGGGCTCCCCCACAGCTCTGAGGTGGTCacccctctctgctcatgctaACACCCAGGTCTCGGTTTGTTTTCTGGCAGGGCGCGTCCCCCCCAGTGTTCAGTGAGCACGCAGGGTGCCTGGAGCCCAGCAGGTGCACGTCCGGGGAggctcccgccccgcccccctcccgtgGTGACAGAGCCCGAGTAACTGGTCACACAAAGCCACGACTACAACCCAGAGCAGGGGAGCTGGCACAGCGCACGCCACAGGGGGGCCCGGGCAGGGTCTGGAAAACCAGAGGAGGGGCTGGTGGAAGGAAGCGTCCCAAGACCCCAAGGCCGGCAAGCGCACACAGCCCCGCACGAGACGCTGGGCAGGCGGGGCCGTGGGAGGCGCCCTCGCACGGCGGAGGGAGCAGGCCCGCTCCTCGAGGCTCCTCGGGGCTCCTCTTGAGCCTCGGGCCGCCCACCCAACCTTCAACTCCTCGCTGAGGGGCCCTGGCCGTGGCGGGCACGGCGCCATCTTCAGGCAGCTCATCACGGCCGTCTCTTTCTGGCCCCAGCCCGGCGCTGCTTCAACACCTCCCTTCTCCACCAGCCAAACTCCTCAGCGTGGAACTCAGGACCCGGCACACCCGCCCCCCAGCACCCTGCTGTCATCCTTCGATGCTCTCCGCTACTGCCTCCCGCCCGCCCGCGTGTCATGCTCTGTTGCTGCAGCGGTGGTGCATCTTCCCTCTGCCGGGAggccccttctctctcccacagGGACGTGGCCCAGGTCCCCCCGCCCACCCGTGCGCTCACCTCCTGGACTGGACTGGGGGGCCTGCCAGGGCAGAAAGCAGTCTGTCTGTTCCCGCAGTCAGGCCCAGGCAGCGCCCACGACAGGACTGCTCCGCCCACTCCAGGCTCATGACACAAACTGAAGTCGGGAAGGGAAACCGGACCGTGTGCACGCACCCCTGCGCCGGGGGCACGGCCACGTACCTGTCGTTGGGGGTCAGCTGGCAGCGTCTGATGTCTGGCACAGAGGTGACCCCGCAGCGCTTGTACTGCCCGTCCCCGATGGAGCGCGACACCTCCAGCACACCCAAGACACGTCCGTCCCTAAATCGGGGAAACAGACTCCATGTGACAGATCGTGGGTCCACGGtcctgagaggcagagggaagacgGAGCCCGCGAGTCTGCTCTGACCCGCGCTGCCAGCCCTGAGCCTCAAGGAACACACGCTCGTCTGCACGTTCCGTGCTGAATCCTG
This Lynx canadensis isolate LIC74 chromosome C1, mLynCan4.pri.v2, whole genome shotgun sequence DNA region includes the following protein-coding sequences:
- the ERFE gene encoding erythroferrone, producing the protein MAPARRPAGARLLLVCAGLLAAAAGFVSPEPGEPAESRARQEPRPGNELPAENRAGPPARPPEPPAEGTQGIEPRDAWMLLIRQSDKGVNGKRGGRGKAKKLKLGFPGPPGPPGPQGPPGPIIPPEVLLKELQLLLKGAVRQRERAEPEPCTRGPAAGAAAPREDEEAAAGDAGVLALLAAPLAPGPRAPRVEAAFHGRLRRDASVERRALHELGGYYLPDAEGAFRRGPGLNLTSGQYTAPVAGFYALAATLHAALAEQPRRGPPRPRDRLRLLICIQSRCQRNASLEAVMGLESSSELFTISVNGVLYLQMGQYASVFLDNASGSSLTVRSGSHFSAVLLGV